ACCGCGCCGCCGCCGTGCAGGGCGTGGACCGCGACGGGGCCGAGGTGCAGCGCTACACCGCCCCCGCCGACGCCCCGCACGGGGAACTGCCCCTGATCGCGCAGGCCGTCAAGGACGCGCAGGCCGCCGGGCACAGGAACATCGCCATCGTCACGCGGCGCGGCGTGGACGCCGACCGCCTCGCCGAGGCCCTGCGGGAATTCGACACGGACGCCCAGCCCATCACCACCCAGGAGCACCGCTTCCGGGGCGGACTGGTCATCCTGCCCGTCAACCTCGCCAAGGGCCTGGAGTTCAGCGCCGCCATCGTCGCCAGCGCCAACGCGCAGACCTACGACGAGAGCACCGAGTACGAACGCCGCCTGCTGTACGTCTCGGCCAGCCGCGCCCTGCACTGGCTGGGACTGGTCAGCGCCGGCGAGTTGCACCCGCTGATCGCCTGAACGTCAAGGTTTGCGCGCCGCACTCCTCATCCCACCCCGGGCGGGGCGGGGGAGAGTGGGGTCATGAGCGACGATCAGAAGACCACCGGCCAGGGCGGCCTGCCGGACGACGCCGGGAACGGCATGAGCGAACGCAGCGGCCACTACGACGAGTCGGGCACGGGCGCGCAGGACACGGGGCTGGGCACCCGTGCGCCCGCCACGCCCGGCGCGGTGCCGGAAGATCAGGCGTCCGGGACCGGCACGACCTTCGGCGCCGATCCGAACGACGACCAGCGTTCCTGACCCCCAGCCTCTTTCCGGGCCTCCGCCACCTTTGGGGCGGGGGCCTTTCCCGTACACTGATCGGCTGATGAGCGCCCCTGCCCGCCCGCCCCTGACGCTGTCCGTCGCGCCCATGATGGACTGGACGGACCGGCACTGCCGGGTCTTTCACCGCACCCTGACCCGCCGGACGCTGCTGTACACCGAGATGGTCACGACCGGCGCGATCATCCACGGGGACCGCGACCGGCACCTGGGCTTCGACCGGGTCGAGCACCCGGTGGCGCTGCAGCTGGGCGGCAGTGACGCCGCCACACTGGCCGAGTGCGCCCGCATGGGCGAGGACTTCGGGTACGACGAGGTCAACCTGAACTGCGGTTGCCCCAGCGACCGCGTGAGCAGCGGGTCGTTCGGCGCGTCCCTGATGGGCACGCCCGACACCGTGGCCCGTGCCGTGGAAGCCATGCGCGCCGCGACCCGCCTGCCCGTGACGGTCAAGCACCGCATCGGCATCGACGACCTCGACAGTTACGAGCACCTGACGAACTTCGTGCAGACGGTGGAGGCCGCCGGGTGCGACACGTTCATCGTGCACGCCCGCAAGGCGTGGCTCTCGGGCCTGTCGCCGAAGGAGAACCGTGAGATTCCGCCGCTGCGCTACGACGTGGTGCGGCAGTTGAAGGCCGACTTCCCGCACCTGACGGTCGTGCTGAACGGCGGCGTGCTGACCCTGGACGCCGCGCAGGACGCGCTGGCCTGGGCGGACGGCGTGATGATCGGCCGCGCCGCGTACCAGGACCCGTTCATCCTGGCCCGCGCCGACCAGGACGTGTTCGGCGAGAGCGCGCCGCCCGTCACGCGCCGCGAGGCCATCGAGGCCTTCGTGCCGTATGTGGCCGCGCAACTGGAGGCGGGTCAGCCGCTGCCGCGCATGATGAAACACACCCTGGGCCTGTTCGCCGGTCAGCCCGGCGCCCGCCACTGGAAACGCACCCTGAGCGAACAGGGCCACAAGCCCGGCGCCGGTCTGGAGGTGGTGCGCGCCGCCCTGGAAGGCGTGCCCGCCGAGGTGCTCGACGCCCGCCCCGGCATGACTGATACGGACTCCGATTGAATGGCTTATAAAGCCGTTCAATCCGAGCGAAGCGAGTGGGAGCAAAACGGGTTCCGGACGTGGAGCCGGCAATCCGGTGAAGTTCCGGATTGTCGGCGAAACAAACGGAATCCGTATGAACCCCAGCCCGCCTGACCGCGACCGGCAGACAGCAGGGCGACACCGGCCATCCGCGTGTCGCCCTGCTCAGTAGGAAGGAGCTATCAGGCTGTTCCTACTGCTCCCTCAGCCCCGGCGAGTGAAGTCCGGCGTTTCCGGCAGCGCCCGGATCCACGCGGCGATGATGTCCGTGCAGGCTTTCACGTCCTGCTCGTCGACCATCTCGCTGGGCGAGTGCATGTAGCGGTTGGGGATGCTGACGACGGCGCTGGGCACCCCGGCCCGCACGAGGGTCAGGGCGTCGGCGTCCGTGCCGGAGTAGCGACCGGCGGCGCTGAGCGTGAAGGGAATGTTGGCCTCGCGCGCCGCGTCGGTCATCTGGCGCGTGATGACCGGGCTGACCATCGGCCCGACCGTCAGGTTCGCGCCGGACCCGAACGGGGCCACGCCGTACTTCTTCTCGCTCACGCCCGGCTGCTTGGTCTCGTGCGTGACGTCCACGGCGACCCCGGCGATGGGGTCGAGGCGGTAGCCGCCGACCTGCGCGCCGAAGCACCCGATCTCTTCCTGGCTGGTCCCGACGGCCACCACGCGGTACTTCAGGTCGTGGTCCTTCAGGGCGCGCAGGGCTTCCAGGACGATGAACGCGCCCACGCGGTTGTCCAGGGCGCGGCTCACGACGCGCGTGCCGACCATGATGGGGCCCTGCTCGATCACGCCGTACGTGCCGACCGGAATCAGGGTCTGCACCTCCTCCTTCGGGAGGCCCACGTCGATCCACAGGTCTTCCAGTTTGCTGGCCTTGGTCCGCTCGTCGGCCTCCATGACGTGAATGGCTTTCTTGCCGATCACACCGATCACGTCCCCACCGGGCGCGAGCAGGCGGATGCGCTGCCCGACGAGCACCTGCGGGTCCCAGCCGCCGACCGGCAGCACCGCCAGGAAGCCCTCGTCGTTCACGTGCGACACGATCAGGCCGATCTCGTCGAGGTGGCCCATCAGCGCGATGACGGGCGCGTCCTCGGGGCCGATCTCGGCGTAGGCGTTGCCGTAGTGGTCCTCGCTGGTGCGGGCGAAGGTCGCGGCTTCTTGCAGCCACACGTCGGCGGCGCGGCGCTCCAGGCCGCTGGGGGCCGCCGCTTCGAGCAGACGGAACAGGAATTCACGGTTGATGACACTCATGCCTGCGAGTGTACGCCGCGCCCGCTATGCTGGGCCGCATGAATTCCCCCATCCGCTCGGACGGGCCGGACGGCGCCGGTCCGGACATCCGCGTTCAGGTGAACGTGCAGTACATGGCGGATCACAGCACCCCGGAACGGCACCTGTTCATGTACGTGATTCACATCGAGAACCGCAGCGACGATACCTGGCAACTGCTGGCCCGCCACTGGGACATCATGGACGCCACGGGCCGCGTGACCCACGTGGACGGCGAGGGCGTCGTGGGCGAGCAGCCCGTCCTGGCGCCCGGCGGCACGTTCCTGTACGACTCGTTCGTGACGCTGGAAGCCGCGCCCGGCCACATGGGCGGCCACTACCTGATGCAGGACGCCTGGGGCGTGCAGGCCCGCGTGCCCATCCCGACGTTCGCGCTGATCCTGCCGGGCCGCACCCTGAACTGACCCGGACGCCGGGGCCGCTAGCGCAGCAGGTCTTCCACGCCGTGCTGGCGCGGGTCGAGCAGTTCAGCCACGGCCTGCGGCGTCAGGGTGTTGAAATCCACCGGCACGGCCCGCCCGGAAAACCGCAGTCCCTGCGCCTCGCAGCTCTGCATCAACCCCTCCCAGAGCACCTCGTAGTCCGCCAGGGTCACGGGCGTGCCGTCCTCGCGGGAGACCAGACCCATGACGGCCCAGGTGTCCGCCTCGAACCGCGTTTCCGGGTAACTGCGTTCACTCATGACCGCATCCTGTCACCGGCCCTCTGTCCGGCACGTCACAGGCGAGGCGGCCAGTGTGAGATTCACGACGTCCGGTGGATCGTCCAGACGCCGGTCCGGGGGAGGGCAGGAGGCCTCGACGCGGGCAGGGCAGGGGAGAAACCGGGTCCGGGTCAGGCCTGCGGCATCTCGGCCTCGATCAGCGTGCCGTGGCCGGGGCTGGACAGCACGCGGTACAGGCCGCCGCGCGCCTCGACCCGCTCGCGCATCTGCAGCAGGCCCAGCCCCCCGGCGCTGCTGACCCGGCCCGTGGCCTGCTCCGGATCGAAGCCCGCGCCGTCGTCCTGCACGCGCAGCGTCACGCGCTCGCCGCCGTGCAGGGTCACGCGGACCTCCTGCGCGCGGGCGTGTTTGGCGACGTTGTTCAGGCTTTCTTGCAGGATGCGGAACACCACGGCCTCGTCACCGGGCGAGAGGTGCACGTCGCCGCTGATGTCCAGCGTGGCCCGCAGGCTGTTCTGCTCGCCGAAATCCAGCACGTAGCGCCGCACGGTTTCCAGCAGCCCGTAGCGTTCCAGGTCGATGGGCCGCAGCGCGAAGATCGAGCGGCGCACCTCGCGGATCTGTTCGCGCAGCAGCGTGGTCGCGGCGCGCACCTCGCTCTCGGCGCGGGCCGGGTCGCTGTGCACCTGCCGGGCCACCACGTCCAGCTTCAGGGCCGCGAACGCCAGGGACTGCGCCACCCCGTCGTGAATCTCGCGGGCGATGCGGGCGCGCTCGTCACTGATCGCCAGTTCCTCCGAGTACAGGTACGCGCGGGCGTTCCGGACGGCCAGCGTCGCCTGCCCGGCCATCAGCGCCAGCAGAGACACCCGCGCGTCGTCGAAGGCGTTCGGGCGGGCGTCGCCCAGCATCAGCACGCCCACCAGTCCCTCGTCGTCCCGCATGGGGATGCCCAGCACGCTGCGCGCGTCCGGGAAGACCTCGCCGGCGTCGGCAGCCGTCGTGATGAGCGGCCCGTCCGCCTGCGCGACCCGCAGCGCGAACGGCGGCGCCACGCCACCGCCGCGCGCCTCGCCCTGCCGGTCCTGCGCGTACTCCAGGCGCAGCACGCTGTCCTGATCGGTCAGGAACACGGCGCGCGCCTCGGCTCCCACCCGGTCGGCCATGGTGCGGGTCACGCGGGACAGCAGGCGGCGCATGTTGCGTTCGGCGCGGATGCTCTGATCCACCGAGTACAGCGTCATCAGGTCCAGCGTCCGCTGCCGCACGGCTTCCACGCCACGCGCCACCTCGGCGGCCAGCGCCTGCGCCAGCGACTCGGATTCCGGGCTGGGCGGCGCGTCGAAATGCAGCGCCAGCGCCCCACCGCCCGGAATCGACACCCGCAGCGGGTACAGCGCCGCGCTGGGCGACGAGAGCAGCGTCTCACCGCGCGCCGAGCCGCTCAGGCCGCCCGGCACGGTCAGGGTCGCGTGGGTGGCGCCGGTCACGCGGACCGCGCCGCGCGCCGCGACGTCCAGCACGGCGTTCATGTCGGCCGCGTCGGTCAGGTCCCGCATGAGGGCCTGCACCGCCCCCAGCTGCGCGTGCGACGCCCGCAGCTGACCGTACAGGTCCCGCAGTTCCCGCTCGGCCCGCTCACGCGCGCGGGTGCCTTCCGCGATCCACTCGACGCTGAAGTACGTCACGGCCGGCCCGACCAGCCCGTAGAACAGCAGGTGCGCCCACAGCTCCTGGCTGGCCGGCAGCAGCGAGATCAGGAACTCCACCGCCCCCACCACCAGCACGATCAGGGGCGGCAGCACGTTCCGCACGACCTTCACACGGTCCGACAGGCGGAAAGCGCCGGGCAGGTCCCCGCCCACCTCGCCGGTCAGGGCCGCCGGGGACAGCGGCTCCGCGGCGGTCAACTCCGACCCGCCCGGCTCACCGCCGCCGCGATCTGCGTGGGGGGG
The DNA window shown above is from Deinococcus sp. LM3 and carries:
- a CDS encoding M42 family metallopeptidase — translated: MSVINREFLFRLLEAAAPSGLERRAADVWLQEAATFARTSEDHYGNAYAEIGPEDAPVIALMGHLDEIGLIVSHVNDEGFLAVLPVGGWDPQVLVGQRIRLLAPGGDVIGVIGKKAIHVMEADERTKASKLEDLWIDVGLPKEEVQTLIPVGTYGVIEQGPIMVGTRVVSRALDNRVGAFIVLEALRALKDHDLKYRVVAVGTSQEEIGCFGAQVGGYRLDPIAGVAVDVTHETKQPGVSEKKYGVAPFGSGANLTVGPMVSPVITRQMTDAAREANIPFTLSAAGRYSGTDADALTLVRAGVPSAVVSIPNRYMHSPSEMVDEQDVKACTDIIAAWIRALPETPDFTRRG
- the dusA gene encoding tRNA dihydrouridine(20/20a) synthase DusA, translating into MSAPARPPLTLSVAPMMDWTDRHCRVFHRTLTRRTLLYTEMVTTGAIIHGDRDRHLGFDRVEHPVALQLGGSDAATLAECARMGEDFGYDEVNLNCGCPSDRVSSGSFGASLMGTPDTVARAVEAMRAATRLPVTVKHRIGIDDLDSYEHLTNFVQTVEAAGCDTFIVHARKAWLSGLSPKENREIPPLRYDVVRQLKADFPHLTVVLNGGVLTLDAAQDALAWADGVMIGRAAYQDPFILARADQDVFGESAPPVTRREAIEAFVPYVAAQLEAGQPLPRMMKHTLGLFAGQPGARHWKRTLSEQGHKPGAGLEVVRAALEGVPAEVLDARPGMTDTDSD
- a CDS encoding GAF domain-containing sensor histidine kinase, with the protein product MKVVRNVLPPLIVLVVGAVEFLISLLPASQELWAHLLFYGLVGPAVTYFSVEWIAEGTRARERAERELRDLYGQLRASHAQLGAVQALMRDLTDAADMNAVLDVAARGAVRVTGATHATLTVPGGLSGSARGETLLSSPSAALYPLRVSIPGGGALALHFDAPPSPESESLAQALAAEVARGVEAVRQRTLDLMTLYSVDQSIRAERNMRRLLSRVTRTMADRVGAEARAVFLTDQDSVLRLEYAQDRQGEARGGGVAPPFALRVAQADGPLITTAADAGEVFPDARSVLGIPMRDDEGLVGVLMLGDARPNAFDDARVSLLALMAGQATLAVRNARAYLYSEELAISDERARIAREIHDGVAQSLAFAALKLDVVARQVHSDPARAESEVRAATTLLREQIREVRRSIFALRPIDLERYGLLETVRRYVLDFGEQNSLRATLDISGDVHLSPGDEAVVFRILQESLNNVAKHARAQEVRVTLHGGERVTLRVQDDGAGFDPEQATGRVSSAGGLGLLQMRERVEARGGLYRVLSSPGHGTLIEAEMPQA
- the apaG gene encoding Co2+/Mg2+ efflux protein ApaG, whose protein sequence is MNSPIRSDGPDGAGPDIRVQVNVQYMADHSTPERHLFMYVIHIENRSDDTWQLLARHWDIMDATGRVTHVDGEGVVGEQPVLAPGGTFLYDSFVTLEAAPGHMGGHYLMQDAWGVQARVPIPTFALILPGRTLN